From Engraulis encrasicolus isolate BLACKSEA-1 unplaced genomic scaffold, IST_EnEncr_1.0 scaffold_571_np1212, whole genome shotgun sequence, the proteins below share one genomic window:
- the LOC134444491 gene encoding carcinoembryonic antigen-related cell adhesion molecule 8-like: protein MDSQVFLTVWMLTAVGTCLCQNDQIQPLNGAVGGIVEIPLNPPSVTPQTFSWSFGSVTICNAIGDVMAVSPSYEHRASVDGTTAALVLRDLTLSDSGEYTLTLRVNGVESSPATTLTVFENVSDPAITISGSPDLDPLVAGKSSVSLTCEAKGSITTRKWMKNGGTLSAEPDRVIISEDNRTVSICPVQKEDIGEYKCQVSNPVSNVEASRILKVNYGPGAVFIKGEGHEGVVEFGHQIHLSCSAESVPDCTYTWTLNGTHEIVTGPSYIKENSTYEDSGIYTCTASNSITAGTKKGDFGLSVKGLSLKWRRQIQLQVTSS, encoded by the exons ATGGATTCACAGGTTTTCCTAACTGTGTGGATGCTAACAGCAGTTG GAACATGCTTGTGTCAAAATGATCAAATTCAACCTCTGAATGGAGCAGTAGGAGGGATTGTGGAGATCCCACTCAACCCACCATCTGTAACACCTCAAACATTCAGCTGGAGTTTTGGATCTGTAACGATATGCAATGCCATTGGTGATGTAATGGCTGTAAGTCCTAGTTATGAGCATAGAGCCTCTGTGGATGGAACCACAGCTGCATTGGTGCTAAGGGACCTGACTCTCAGTGACTCTGGGGAGTACACTCTGACCCTTAGGGTTAACGGTGTGGAGAGCAGTCCAGCAACAACACTGACAGTATTTG AAAATGTATCTGATCCTGCCATAACAATCTCTGGTAGTCCTGATCTTGATCCCCTGGTAGCTGGTAAAAGTTCTGTGAGCTTAACCTGTGAGGCCAAGGGCTCCATCACCACCAGGAAGTGGATGAAGAATGGAGGAACTCTGTCTGCAGAACCAGACAGAGTCATCATCAGTGAGGACAACAGAACTGTGTCCATCTGCCCAGTACAGAAAGAAGACATAGGAGAGTACAAGTGCCAAGTCAGCAACCCCGTCAGTAATGTAGAGGCCTCTAGAATACTGAAAGTTAACT ATGGACCAGGGGCTGTTTTCATTAAGGGAGAAGGCCATGAAGGAGTAGTAGAGTTTGGCCATCAGATCCATTTGAGCTGCTCTGCTGAGTCTGTTCCTGACTGCACCTACACCTGGACATTAAATGGGACACATGAAATAGTAACTGGACCCTCATACATTAAAGAGAACAGTACCTATGAAGACAGTGGAATATACACCTGCACTGCTTCAAACAGCATCACTGCAGGAACAAAGAAGGGAGATTTTGGACTATCAGTTAAAG